The following coding sequences are from one Epinephelus fuscoguttatus linkage group LG7, E.fuscoguttatus.final_Chr_v1 window:
- the calcrl2 gene encoding calcitonin gene-related peptide type 1 receptor → MGIFGGKDSLTAQPNKRNMWRTLTLSLIVALALGTEVCQCEDVGSMVAVEEAVLEEQEENFSDISTVLGASRNQILAAQFECYLKIIHDPPCTEEGTYCNRTWDGWLCWGDTAPGTVMQMCPGYFSDFDPSEKVTKVCNPDGQWFHHPESNRVWTNYTQCSFYTKEKRKFAISIYYLAMLGHGLSIVSLIICLIIFSYFKSLSCQRISLHKNTFLSFILNSIVTIIWLTLTMVTDEGINTSHPVSCKVLATLTQYTSTSNYFWMLCEGIYLHTLIIVAVFVGEQQLFWYYVLGWGFPIIPAITYAVARGLYYDDKCWISSHTHLVYITHGPIQAALLVNFFFLLNIVRVLITKLKETHCAESTAYMKAVRATLILIPLLGVQFILFPWRPEGYISRAIFEFVVHIFSHFQGLLVAIIFCFCNAEAQTALKRKWAQWKSAWGKTGWGDTPINNFSYHNNSSITETSRATISMEHPTAALSEQNEDSHFLSQVQQKANGQQKTCSNGEVDMLYNSETTNI, encoded by the exons AAACATGTGGAGGACCCTGACACTCTCACTGATAGTTGCACTGGCATTGGGCACAGAG GTGTGCCAGTGTGAGGATGTGGGGTCCATGGTTGCTGTCGAAGAGGCAGTgttggaggagcaggaggagaacTTCAGTGACATATCCACCGTACTAGGAGCGTCCCGAAACCAGATCCTGGCTGCTCAGTTTGAGTGTTACCTGAAGATAATCCACGATCCGCCGTGTACAGAAGAAG GTACTTACTGTAACCGTACGTGGGACGGGTGGCTGTGCTGGGGGGATACAGCTCCAGGAACTGTCATGCAGATGTGTCCTGGATACTTTTCTGACTTTGACCCTTCTG AAAAGGTCACCAAAGTGTGTAATCCTGACGGCCAGTGGTTCCACCACCCAGAGAGCAACAGAGTCTGGACAAACTACACCCAGTGTAGCTTCTACACCAAAGAAAAACGCAAG TTTGCCATCAGTATCTACTACCTTGCCATGTTGGGTCACGGCCTGTCTATAGTCTCCCTGATCATTTGTCTCATCATCTTCTCCTACTTCAA gAGTCTTAGCTGCCAGAGAATCTCCCTCCACAAGAACACGTTTCTCTCCTTCATCTTAAACTCCATTGTTACTATAATATGGCTTACGCTCACTATGGTCACTGACGAAGGCATAAACACCAGCCACCCT GTGAGCTGTAAGGTCCTGGCTACGCTGACTCAGTACACGTCCACTTCCAACTACTTCTGGATGCTGTGTGAAGGCATCTACCTCCACACACTCATCATAGTGGCAGTGTTTGTGGGGGAACAACAGCTCTTCTGGTACTACGTCCTGGGATGGG GTTTTCCTATCATTCCTGCCATTACGTATGCTGTGGCTCGTGGGCTCTACTATGACGACAA GTGTTGgatcagctcacacacacacctggtctATATTACTCATGGGCCCATTCAAGCTGCACTGCTT GTGAACTTTTTCTTCCTCCTGAACATCGTCCGGGTTCTAATCACCAAGTTAAAAGAGACCCACTGTGCTGAGTCCACAGCCTACATGAAGGCGGTCAGAGCCACCCTCATCCTCATCCCTTTGCTGGGAGTCCAGTTCATCCTCTTCCCCTGGAGGCCAGAAGGATACATCAGTCGGGCCATCTTTGAGTTCGTCGTACATATCTTCAGCCATTTCCAG GGACTCCTGGTGGCAATTATATTCTGTTTCTGCAATGCTGAG GCCCAGACAGCGCTGAAGAGGAAGTGGGCTCAGTGGAAGTCAGCCTGGGGTAAAACCGGCTGGGGAGACACACCGATCAACAACTTTAGCTACCACAACAACTCCTCCATTACCGAAACTAGCCGTGCCACCATCAGCATGGAGCATCCCACTGCTGCACTGTCCGAACAAAATGAAGACAGCCACTTTCTGTCCCAGGTACAGCAGAAAGCCAACGGGCAGCAGAAGACATGCAGCAACGGGGAGGTAGACATGCTCTACAATTCGGAGACCACTAACATCTGA